A part of Polynucleobacter sp. MG-Unter2-18 genomic DNA contains:
- the zapD gene encoding cell division protein ZapD, whose protein sequence is MIVYEYPFNELVRSMLRLEYLFARFNHFLRSDDPELHHNAIAMLFDLGDIGSRGDIKSLLLKEFERQRYALNGLKSSQKVDQEALTQTLSEIDKAAQNINQSVGKPNAAITESEWLNAIRTRLNIPGGTSPIDLPSYHAWKNTSSTQRREILEKYVAPLLPWHEACQIFLRLLRQSGEAKDVVAHHGAYQQAPSGKVYQLMRIAVEDDTLFSEISANKYLLSIRFLKIDQDKKPQTTNEDVPFRLTLCQL, encoded by the coding sequence GTGATTGTCTACGAATATCCTTTCAATGAACTAGTTCGAAGCATGCTTCGGCTGGAGTATTTGTTCGCCCGCTTTAACCACTTCCTTCGATCAGATGACCCCGAGCTACACCACAATGCGATTGCGATGTTGTTTGACTTGGGTGATATTGGTTCTAGAGGTGATATTAAATCCCTGTTACTAAAAGAATTTGAGCGCCAAAGATATGCCTTAAATGGCTTAAAGTCCTCCCAAAAGGTAGACCAAGAAGCGCTTACGCAGACGCTGTCTGAAATCGACAAAGCTGCGCAAAATATTAATCAGTCTGTCGGTAAGCCTAATGCTGCAATTACCGAAAGTGAGTGGCTTAACGCTATTCGGACTCGGCTAAATATTCCTGGTGGAACAAGTCCAATTGATTTGCCTAGCTACCATGCCTGGAAAAATACTTCTTCAACTCAACGTAGAGAGATTTTAGAAAAATATGTTGCGCCGCTTTTACCCTGGCATGAAGCTTGCCAAATTTTCTTAAGGCTACTTCGTCAATCTGGTGAAGCTAAAGATGTTGTGGCACATCATGGTGCTTACCAGCAGGCACCGTCAGGCAAGGTATATCAATTAATGCGCATTGCTGTTGAAGATGACACCCTCTTCTCAGAAATCAGTGCCAATAAATATCTGCTTTCAATTCGCTTTTTGAAGATCGATCAAGATAAAAAGCCGCAGACTACAAATGAGGATGTGCCTTTCAGACTAACCCTCTGCCAGCTCTAA
- a CDS encoding sodium:solute symporter family protein — protein MLIWFVIIYWVVSVGIGLWAALRVKNTADFAAAGHSLPLPIVTATVFATWFGSEAVLGIPATFLKEGLGGIVSDPFGSSLCLILVGLFFARHLYNRRMLTIGDFFREKYGRTVEVLVTLCIVVSYLGWVSAQIKALGLVFNVVSDGSITQTAGMLIGAGSVLIYTLFGGMWSVAITDFIQMIIIVVGMLYIGGEMTTQAGGMGIVFDHALAAGQFSNFWPDMNLASILGFTAALCTMMLGSIPQQDVFQRITSSKNVNIAVQAALLGGVLYFVFAFVPLYLAYSATIISPTLVKQYIDTDPQMILPKLILNHAPLIAQVMFFGALLSAIKSCASATLLAPSVTFAENIVRGFFKHLSDQDLLKIMRITVLCFTVAVTFFAINSELSIFKMVENAYKVTLVAAFVPLAFGVYWSRANSLGGLLAVLGGLVTWIGCEMMAPTAILPPQLAGLLVSIIGMLLGGLIASPRPISSSGALDK, from the coding sequence ATGTTGATTTGGTTTGTCATCATCTATTGGGTGGTTTCTGTAGGCATTGGCCTATGGGCTGCGCTACGAGTCAAAAACACTGCTGACTTCGCTGCGGCTGGTCATAGTCTTCCTTTGCCTATTGTTACTGCAACCGTATTTGCTACTTGGTTTGGCTCAGAGGCGGTTTTAGGCATTCCTGCAACCTTCCTAAAGGAGGGTTTAGGAGGAATCGTATCTGACCCCTTTGGCTCATCTTTATGCCTCATATTGGTTGGCCTGTTTTTTGCTCGCCACCTCTATAACCGTCGAATGCTCACTATTGGTGATTTCTTTAGGGAAAAATACGGTCGTACAGTTGAGGTGCTGGTTACCCTTTGTATTGTGGTTTCTTATTTAGGCTGGGTTTCAGCTCAAATTAAAGCCCTCGGCTTGGTCTTTAATGTAGTTTCCGACGGCAGTATCACGCAAACGGCTGGCATGTTGATTGGTGCTGGGAGTGTGCTGATTTATACATTGTTTGGTGGCATGTGGTCGGTAGCCATAACCGATTTCATTCAAATGATCATTATTGTGGTGGGCATGCTCTACATTGGTGGGGAGATGACAACCCAAGCGGGCGGTATGGGTATAGTTTTTGATCATGCACTTGCAGCAGGTCAATTTTCTAATTTTTGGCCTGATATGAACCTTGCCTCCATTCTGGGTTTTACTGCGGCTTTGTGCACCATGATGTTGGGTTCCATTCCCCAGCAAGATGTCTTTCAGCGGATTACCTCCTCTAAGAACGTCAACATTGCAGTTCAGGCAGCATTATTGGGTGGAGTCTTGTATTTCGTATTTGCCTTTGTGCCGCTATACCTAGCTTATTCAGCAACCATCATTAGCCCTACTTTGGTAAAGCAGTACATAGACACTGACCCGCAAATGATTTTGCCTAAGCTGATCTTGAATCACGCTCCATTGATTGCGCAGGTAATGTTTTTCGGTGCCTTACTATCGGCAATTAAGAGTTGTGCTAGTGCCACTTTGTTAGCGCCCTCTGTCACTTTCGCTGAAAATATTGTGCGAGGGTTTTTTAAGCATTTATCTGATCAAGACTTACTGAAGATTATGCGAATCACCGTTCTATGCTTCACGGTAGCAGTAACCTTTTTTGCGATTAATTCAGAGCTATCTATTTTTAAGATGGTTGAAAATGCCTACAAGGTCACGCTAGTAGCAGCTTTTGTGCCACTGGCATTTGGCGTGTATTGGTCAAGAGCAAATTCTTTAGGCGGCTTATTGGCTGTTTTAGGGGGGTTAGTGACATGGATTGGCTGTGAAATGATGGCTCCGACAGCAATCCTACCCCCTCAATTGGCAGGCCTTTTGGTCAGCATTATCGGCATGCTATTGGGTGGACTAATTGCAAGTCCGAGGCCAATATCAAGCTCAGGAGCGTTGGATAAGTAG
- a CDS encoding phytoene/squalene synthase family protein has translation MNSAIHLTENLNSDLAYQKAILGSVSRTFALTIPLLPPAIEVVVGNTYLLCRIVDTIEDAAELNPAEKQHLSKLFLEATLGTIPVTSFVSPCLDALRGYSNVDELDLIAHTPTVLRILHTFPDRDQAAINRCVSIMSDGMSHFHNRQTQEGLKDLAEFEKYCYVVAGVVGELLTDIFSHYSPEFAKRIQGHEQLAIAFGQALQMTNILKDSPEDHARGVSWKPAQMSQAELLKIAHKKLQDSMSYIILLPENEIGMRRFCFLAFGLAVMTLEKIADRKEFSNQSEVKLSRNTVWIFYAFTKIAAGNTFLMKSFFSAASKQLRKLSANTC, from the coding sequence GTGAATTCAGCCATCCACCTTACAGAGAACCTCAATAGCGATTTAGCCTATCAAAAAGCGATTTTAGGTTCCGTATCGCGTACTTTTGCGCTCACAATCCCTCTATTGCCGCCAGCAATTGAAGTGGTAGTTGGCAACACCTACTTACTGTGCCGTATTGTCGACACCATCGAGGATGCGGCTGAACTCAATCCAGCAGAAAAGCAGCACTTATCTAAGCTATTTTTGGAGGCAACGCTAGGAACTATTCCAGTAACGTCATTTGTAAGCCCCTGCCTAGATGCCTTAAGGGGCTATTCCAATGTTGATGAGCTTGATTTAATCGCGCATACCCCTACTGTTCTTCGCATTCTGCATACTTTCCCAGATAGGGATCAAGCCGCCATTAATCGCTGCGTTTCGATTATGTCTGATGGTATGTCCCATTTTCATAATCGACAAACGCAAGAGGGACTAAAAGATCTCGCAGAATTTGAAAAGTATTGTTATGTAGTAGCCGGCGTAGTGGGAGAGTTGCTCACAGACATCTTTAGCCATTATTCCCCTGAGTTTGCAAAACGCATTCAAGGCCATGAGCAGTTAGCCATCGCTTTTGGTCAAGCCTTACAAATGACTAACATTCTGAAAGACTCACCGGAGGACCATGCACGTGGAGTCTCCTGGAAGCCAGCGCAGATGAGCCAAGCAGAGCTTCTAAAGATTGCTCACAAAAAACTTCAAGACTCCATGAGCTACATTATTTTGCTCCCAGAGAATGAGATAGGTATGAGACGCTTCTGCTTTCTAGCCTTTGGTCTTGCGGTCATGACGCTTGAAAAAATTGCCGATAGAAAAGAATTTAGCAATCAATCTGAGGTGAAACTTTCTAGAAATACCGTTTGGATTTTCTATGCCTTCACGAAGATTGCAGCCGGAAATACATTCTTGATGAAATCATTCTTTTCTGCAGCATCTAAGCAACTCAGAAAACTCTCGGCAAATACTTGTTAG
- a CDS encoding methylated-DNA--[protein]-cysteine S-methyltransferase codes for MPTLKSAEYCVISAPFGRLGVQTELVDGSLMISKIDYLSPDVALIPPGNTLAKTFSKQCAQYFNDASSAFDVPLKPAGTAHQQKVWNATLGIEAGKTITYGEIAKKIKSGPRAVGTACGANPYPLVTPCHRVVSAQGLGGFMKEDSPGFYRQIKIWLLKHEGAL; via the coding sequence ATGCCCACTCTTAAATCAGCTGAGTATTGCGTGATATCCGCCCCCTTTGGACGTCTAGGCGTGCAAACAGAGCTGGTAGACGGGAGTTTGATGATCTCAAAAATCGATTATCTGTCGCCAGATGTTGCCTTGATTCCTCCAGGAAATACGTTAGCAAAAACTTTCTCAAAACAGTGCGCTCAATACTTCAATGACGCTTCATCAGCATTTGATGTCCCACTCAAGCCCGCTGGAACAGCCCACCAGCAAAAAGTCTGGAATGCCACCCTAGGTATTGAGGCGGGAAAGACAATCACCTATGGTGAGATTGCAAAAAAGATTAAAAGCGGACCTCGTGCCGTTGGGACTGCATGCGGAGCCAATCCTTACCCACTGGTGACCCCGTGCCATAGGGTGGTTTCTGCACAAGGTCTTGGGGGTTTTATGAAGGAAGATAGCCCAGGTTTTTATCGCCAGATCAAAATTTGGCTCTTAAAGCATGAGGGAGCTCTCTAA
- a CDS encoding type II secretion system F family protein — translation MLFKRKLSKSEQLHFAQQMLVLLQAGLPLLNAIQLLIQSAPKPWQAWLEDVRELLQKGNSFSFCLSAQDGKFSPEFSNLIRVSERTGDLSLALRTISQQLDAQIELRRKIQQSLTYPIITLATSFLLVLVMMIWVVPVFKEVFGHFQAELPAPTRILIFISTGIQNYLIGILLSILLAATGFLYLWLKLSSLQKYCDALLLRIPFFGNLFRLAILSHWCRTLGHLLETGLPLPDALRVTAQSSNHWVSHDFSAEIFKHLTRGWPLGESLKRADPKSRLLDVETLLLLHVGTESGALAEMLNKRATTLGSQLSSRLNTLSQSLEPALILFVGAIIGSLVIILYLPIFNLGQIV, via the coding sequence ATGCTTTTTAAGAGAAAGCTCAGCAAGTCTGAGCAGCTACATTTTGCGCAACAGATGCTCGTCCTTCTTCAAGCTGGCCTTCCCTTACTCAATGCTATCCAGCTACTAATTCAGTCTGCACCAAAACCCTGGCAGGCTTGGTTAGAGGATGTTCGTGAACTACTTCAAAAGGGTAATAGTTTTTCTTTTTGTCTAAGTGCACAAGATGGAAAATTCTCCCCAGAGTTTTCTAACCTTATTAGAGTAAGCGAGAGAACGGGTGATCTGAGCTTGGCACTACGCACAATTTCACAACAACTGGATGCCCAGATTGAGTTACGAAGAAAAATCCAACAGTCACTAACGTATCCCATTATTACTTTAGCGACATCTTTTTTGCTTGTCTTGGTCATGATGATCTGGGTTGTGCCCGTATTTAAAGAAGTCTTTGGGCATTTTCAGGCTGAACTACCAGCGCCAACCAGAATCCTCATCTTTATTTCTACAGGCATCCAAAATTACCTTATAGGAATATTGCTGAGCATTCTCTTAGCGGCCACAGGCTTTCTCTATCTCTGGCTCAAATTAAGCTCACTCCAAAAATATTGTGATGCACTCTTATTGCGCATTCCATTTTTTGGTAATCTATTTAGGCTAGCAATCCTGAGTCATTGGTGTCGTACCTTAGGTCATTTATTGGAAACAGGTTTGCCACTCCCAGACGCTCTGAGAGTTACTGCACAATCTTCCAATCACTGGGTGAGTCATGACTTTAGTGCGGAGATATTTAAACACCTTACTCGTGGCTGGCCATTAGGAGAATCGCTTAAACGAGCAGACCCTAAATCACGACTTCTTGACGTAGAAACTTTGCTACTCCTTCATGTTGGCACTGAAAGCGGTGCATTGGCTGAAATGTTAAATAAGCGCGCCACCACTTTAGGCTCTCAGCTAAGTAGCCGACTCAATACACTCAGTCAAAGTTTAGAACCGGCATTAATTCTTTTTGTTGGTGCCATTATTGGGAGCCTAGTCATAATCCTATATCTACCCATCTTTAATTTAGGACAAATCGTTTAG
- a CDS encoding ATP-binding protein has protein sequence MNEKLEQLLSHLETFLPKVLTEEQWKSSTAFRWRRRDSIFGSIGFLQPVKHVADISFEDLKNIDRQRDAIRDNTKNFIQKKPANNILLTGARGTGKSSLIKASLHEFASQGLRLVEVEKEHLADLADITDLLADRPERFIIFCDDLSFEDGESGYKAMKSALDGSVSAQVDNILIYATSNRRHLLPEYMRDNEGYVHGDDGEIHPGEVVEEKISLSERFGLWLSFYPPKQDEYLEIVAHWLRHFGLSDAQIEDARAEALVWALERGSRSGRVAWQFAKHWAGSHAA, from the coding sequence ATGAATGAAAAATTAGAGCAACTCTTAAGTCATTTAGAAACGTTTCTGCCTAAAGTATTGACCGAAGAGCAGTGGAAATCTTCAACTGCTTTTAGATGGCGTCGTCGCGATAGTATCTTTGGAAGCATTGGATTTTTGCAGCCAGTAAAGCATGTTGCTGATATCTCCTTTGAAGATCTAAAAAATATCGATCGTCAACGTGATGCAATTCGTGATAACACGAAAAATTTTATTCAGAAGAAGCCAGCTAATAATATTTTGTTAACGGGCGCACGTGGGACAGGAAAGTCGTCGCTCATCAAAGCCAGCTTGCATGAGTTTGCTAGCCAAGGCTTGCGCTTAGTTGAAGTTGAAAAAGAGCATCTAGCTGATTTGGCTGACATCACAGATTTATTGGCTGATCGGCCAGAGCGGTTCATTATTTTTTGTGATGACCTTTCATTTGAGGATGGTGAATCTGGTTATAAGGCGATGAAGTCGGCTTTGGATGGCTCTGTATCCGCTCAGGTAGACAATATTTTGATTTATGCCACTTCTAACCGACGCCATCTCTTGCCTGAATATATGAGGGACAACGAGGGTTATGTTCATGGTGATGATGGAGAAATTCACCCTGGTGAAGTCGTAGAGGAAAAAATTTCTCTATCAGAGCGTTTTGGTTTATGGCTTTCTTTCTATCCACCAAAACAAGATGAGTATCTAGAAATTGTTGCCCATTGGTTACGCCATTTTGGTTTAAGTGATGCTCAGATTGAGGACGCTAGAGCCGAGGCATTGGTCTGGGCTTTAGAGCGTGGTTCGAGGTCTGGTCGTGTGGCTTGGCAGTTTGCGAAGCACTGGGCTGGTTCACATGCCGCTTAA
- a CDS encoding 2-dehydropantoate 2-reductase: MKICVIGGGGAIGGYLAVMLARAGNDVTVVARGATLAAIKERGLALIMDDQPEPLVAQVKAVEKIRDTETPDVVILAVKAHQVEPVIEDLAAIMGPETILIPMQNGIPWWYFQKLGGNYQDHSVETVDAGGVAKNAINPNNIIGCVVYPATFTQAPGVIRHVEGNRFPLGELDGKQTERIQKVSEMMSAAGFKSPILEDIRSEIWLKLWGNMTFNPISSLTHGTLEGICQYPLTKELARNMMAEAQTIAEKLGVTFRVDIERRIAGAEKVGKHKTSMLQDLEAGRSLEIDALLGSVIELGQITKIPTPCLNTVFALTKYLDENVQASKGSLALPSVSGY; the protein is encoded by the coding sequence ATGAAAATCTGTGTGATCGGTGGAGGGGGTGCGATTGGCGGCTATCTTGCTGTCATGTTGGCACGAGCCGGTAATGACGTTACTGTAGTTGCGCGTGGCGCCACCTTGGCGGCGATCAAAGAGCGTGGCCTTGCATTAATTATGGATGACCAACCTGAGCCTTTGGTGGCGCAGGTAAAAGCAGTTGAAAAAATTCGGGATACCGAAACACCAGACGTAGTGATTTTGGCGGTAAAAGCCCACCAGGTTGAGCCAGTCATTGAAGATCTTGCTGCAATCATGGGCCCGGAAACAATCTTAATTCCGATGCAAAACGGAATTCCTTGGTGGTACTTTCAGAAGTTGGGTGGCAACTATCAGGATCACTCTGTTGAAACGGTTGATGCGGGCGGTGTTGCCAAAAATGCAATCAATCCCAACAACATCATTGGTTGCGTAGTGTATCCAGCAACCTTTACACAAGCTCCAGGTGTGATTCGTCACGTTGAAGGCAATCGCTTTCCTTTAGGTGAGTTGGATGGTAAGCAGACCGAGCGTATTCAGAAGGTATCTGAAATGATGTCGGCAGCTGGATTTAAGTCACCTATCTTGGAGGATATTCGCTCTGAGATTTGGTTGAAATTGTGGGGCAACATGACTTTCAATCCCATCAGCTCTCTGACTCATGGAACATTGGAAGGCATTTGCCAATATCCACTGACTAAAGAGTTGGCTCGCAATATGATGGCTGAAGCACAAACCATTGCCGAGAAGTTGGGTGTCACTTTCCGTGTGGACATTGAGCGTCGTATTGCTGGTGCAGAAAAGGTTGGCAAACACAAGACCTCTATGTTGCAGGACTTGGAAGCAGGTCGTAGCTTGGAGATTGATGCTTTGTTAGGCTCTGTAATTGAGCTCGGTCAGATTACCAAAATACCAACACCATGCCTTAATACAGTCTTTGCTTTAACAAAGTACCTTGATGAAAATGTCCAAGCCTCCAAAGGTAGCTTGGCATTGCCATCTGTCTCTGGTTACTAA
- a CDS encoding GspE/PulE family protein, producing MSELLHDSHIIRTWHDIAVDALNHRATDIHIEARSQETIIRTRIDGLLTLQNQYPIDFHERLITRIKVLARLDIAEKRLPQDGRLVIGYDFSHPNIDCRVSILPTLHGEKAVVRILPSRLEELALNQIGLLPEQLEMVQEAINQTNGLILVTGPTGSGKTRTLYSCLSSLNQVQRNICSVEDPIEIRLPGINQVAYHPKSGLDFPTIIRALLRQDPDVIMIGEIRDSATAQLAIQAAQTGHLVLSTLHTRNAIGALSRLKSLGVDQRSIESCLRCVSSQRLIRKRCNQCNPILSKENCKLCKGSGYFGRIGVHEVLGSKQLFESAQALDIYSAGLHLLNSGLIDQISLDAELGTWH from the coding sequence TTGAGTGAATTACTGCATGACTCTCACATTATTCGGACCTGGCATGATATTGCTGTTGATGCATTAAATCATCGGGCTACGGATATTCATATTGAGGCGAGATCTCAAGAAACAATAATACGCACGAGAATTGATGGCCTTCTCACCTTACAAAACCAATACCCCATTGATTTTCATGAGCGTCTAATTACGCGCATCAAAGTATTGGCGCGTCTTGATATTGCAGAAAAACGTTTACCTCAAGATGGTCGCCTTGTGATTGGCTACGACTTTAGTCACCCTAACATTGATTGCCGAGTATCCATTCTTCCCACATTGCATGGTGAAAAAGCGGTAGTACGTATTTTGCCTAGCCGCCTAGAAGAGCTGGCGCTAAATCAAATTGGCCTACTACCAGAGCAACTGGAAATGGTTCAAGAGGCTATTAATCAGACCAATGGATTAATTCTGGTAACGGGACCTACCGGGAGCGGTAAGACGCGAACCTTATACAGCTGCTTGAGCTCATTGAATCAAGTACAACGCAATATTTGTTCAGTCGAAGATCCAATTGAAATCCGGCTGCCTGGGATAAATCAAGTGGCTTATCACCCAAAATCAGGGTTAGATTTTCCAACCATTATTCGCGCACTCTTGCGACAAGATCCGGATGTCATCATGATTGGTGAAATACGGGACTCTGCAACTGCGCAGCTAGCCATTCAAGCAGCACAAACAGGACATTTGGTTTTAAGCACCCTTCATACACGTAATGCCATTGGTGCTTTAAGCCGACTCAAAAGCCTCGGGGTAGATCAAAGATCTATTGAATCTTGTCTTCGTTGCGTCAGCTCTCAAAGGTTAATTCGTAAACGCTGTAATCAATGCAATCCTATTCTGAGTAAAGAGAACTGCAAGCTTTGCAAGGGGTCAGGCTATTTCGGGCGCATTGGCGTCCATGAGGTTTTGGGAAGCAAACAGTTATTTGAATCAGCTCAAGCGTTAGATATCTACTCTGCAGGATTACATTTGCTTAATTCTGGATTAATAGATCAGATATCGCTAGATGCCGAGCTTGGCACTTGGCATTAG
- the coaE gene encoding dephospho-CoA kinase (Dephospho-CoA kinase (CoaE) performs the final step in coenzyme A biosynthesis.) yields MASTHSNFDSAQTDLKALKGKIPLIGLTGGIGSGKTAVSALLGGYGAGIIDTDKISHQITAPGGEAIPLITEAFGADFIDPHGALNRPKMRTVVFEDPSARQALERITHPLIQEETVKQALELAKSGVPYLVFVVPLLIESGFWTKLIDYLVVVDCPEETQIKRVMHRNNMTRSEVEKILNAQTSRNARLTTANAVIENQGSLDELKPAVLKLHQQLLKILEEPFSSS; encoded by the coding sequence ATGGCCTCAACTCATTCAAACTTTGATTCTGCCCAAACTGATCTAAAAGCCTTGAAGGGGAAAATTCCTCTTATTGGCTTAACTGGTGGGATTGGATCTGGAAAAACTGCAGTTAGTGCTCTGCTGGGCGGGTATGGGGCTGGCATTATTGATACAGATAAGATCTCACATCAAATCACTGCCCCGGGCGGAGAAGCCATTCCACTGATTACCGAGGCCTTTGGTGCTGACTTCATTGATCCTCACGGCGCTCTTAATCGACCCAAAATGCGAACTGTAGTCTTCGAGGATCCTAGCGCCCGTCAGGCTTTAGAGCGCATCACCCACCCCTTGATTCAAGAGGAAACTGTCAAGCAAGCCCTTGAACTAGCCAAGTCTGGAGTACCTTACCTTGTCTTTGTGGTTCCCCTACTAATTGAATCTGGATTTTGGACCAAGCTCATTGACTATCTTGTGGTGGTGGATTGCCCAGAAGAAACCCAAATCAAACGAGTGATGCACCGCAACAATATGACACGCTCAGAGGTGGAAAAGATTCTCAATGCGCAAACTAGCCGAAATGCTCGTTTAACTACAGCTAATGCTGTAATTGAAAATCAAGGTAGCTTAGATGAGCTCAAACCAGCGGTTTTAAAACTGCATCAACAATTACTCAAAATTTTAGAAGAACCTTTCAGTTCGTCATAG
- a CDS encoding NUDIX domain-containing protein, protein MSDTNRPVTEVAAGILLDAEGRFLMGQRPEGKPYAGYWEVPGGKIEAGESVFAALKRELQEELGIDIESSEELIILEHDYPHAYVRLHVSIIRKWTGVPTGCEGQALSWQMLGDALPTVEPLLPAAWPMLEKLKQLKI, encoded by the coding sequence ATGAGTGATACTAATCGACCCGTGACGGAAGTTGCCGCTGGAATTCTGTTGGATGCGGAAGGTCGCTTTCTTATGGGTCAGCGTCCAGAGGGTAAGCCTTATGCTGGCTACTGGGAAGTGCCTGGTGGAAAAATTGAAGCCGGTGAATCTGTATTCGCAGCTTTAAAACGTGAATTACAAGAAGAGCTTGGAATAGATATTGAGTCTAGTGAAGAGTTGATTATCTTGGAGCATGACTACCCACATGCTTATGTACGCTTGCATGTCAGCATCATTCGAAAATGGACTGGTGTACCCACAGGTTGTGAAGGTCAGGCACTTTCTTGGCAGATGCTTGGAGATGCGCTTCCGACAGTAGAGCCCTTATTACCAGCTGCCTGGCCCATGCTAGAAAAGCTTAAACAGCTAAAAATTTAG
- a CDS encoding A24 family peptidase, with translation MDPTVSIWIIQSLLILALLYLAHIDWRTLRLPNAITIPLITLGIAFNAFSDLRFTTPSSAFIGAFLGYGLLWILNTGYRLLKNRDGIGMGDAKLLAALGAWLGWSTLPSILLIASVTGMLGGIIWLKLRRHHLREAFPFGPFLAIAGIIELLWPQLIQTLILPKLI, from the coding sequence GTGGATCCGACAGTAAGCATCTGGATAATTCAATCTCTGCTGATACTGGCTTTACTGTATTTGGCTCATATCGATTGGCGCACTCTGCGTCTACCGAATGCAATCACCATCCCTTTGATCACTTTAGGTATTGCTTTTAACGCATTCTCAGACTTGCGTTTTACAACCCCAAGCTCGGCATTTATTGGAGCATTTCTAGGCTATGGTTTGCTATGGATACTGAATACCGGCTATCGTCTTCTGAAAAACCGAGATGGTATTGGTATGGGAGATGCCAAACTCTTGGCCGCACTAGGTGCCTGGTTAGGCTGGAGTACCTTGCCTAGCATCCTCCTGATAGCTTCCGTTACAGGGATGCTGGGTGGCATCATTTGGCTCAAATTGCGTAGGCATCATTTACGGGAAGCATTTCCTTTTGGCCCCTTTTTAGCTATTGCTGGCATCATTGAGTTGTTATGGCCTCAACTCATTCAAACTTTGATTCTGCCCAAACTGATCTAA
- a CDS encoding HlyC/CorC family transporter, with protein sequence MDTFFDEWPFISQVALVLFLLALSGFFSMAETSMLSSNRHRLRAMAHGGNAGAALAERLLKRMDSLLSVLLISNNLINTILPILVTGIALHIFGDSGLVLSIATLVVALLIIIFSEITPKVIGAAFPEKIASNVGWFILPLTYVLKPLLWFINSFVSGLMKVSGLQASTDNGVMSKEELRSLVLESNRFVSTHHRNILLNLFNLENILVDDVMTPRSKIEVLDLSRPIDEVIEQLETCYHNKLPVCDGDSERIVGILSVKKALSLLGNAELLHEDFRSLLNEPYFIPSGTPVLQQMQFFQDNQQRLSLVVNEYGEVLGLVTFEDIVEELIGEFTTSFSNLSNDPRWLADGTYLASGTASLRDLNRLLKLDLPLDGPRTLNGLILEKLEAIPDYDVSIRITGVVMEIVQFDEHGVKTVKLYKPLSQPNQD encoded by the coding sequence ATGGACACTTTTTTTGATGAATGGCCTTTTATTAGCCAAGTCGCATTAGTCCTATTTTTACTCGCACTATCCGGCTTCTTTTCTATGGCCGAAACCAGCATGCTTTCATCCAATCGTCATCGTCTTCGGGCTATGGCTCATGGCGGTAACGCTGGAGCTGCACTTGCCGAACGACTATTAAAGCGGATGGATTCACTACTTTCAGTATTGCTGATATCCAATAACCTCATCAATACCATCCTACCAATCTTAGTTACCGGCATTGCTTTACATATTTTTGGCGATAGCGGCCTAGTGTTATCGATTGCTACATTGGTTGTTGCACTACTCATCATTATTTTTAGCGAGATCACCCCGAAAGTGATCGGCGCAGCCTTTCCAGAAAAAATTGCAAGCAATGTTGGCTGGTTCATTCTTCCTCTTACCTATGTACTTAAGCCACTACTCTGGTTTATTAATAGCTTCGTATCGGGGTTGATGAAGGTCTCCGGGTTACAAGCGTCGACGGATAACGGGGTTATGAGCAAAGAAGAATTGCGTAGCTTAGTTTTGGAATCTAATCGCTTTGTTTCTACACATCATCGCAATATCTTGTTAAATCTTTTCAATCTTGAAAATATTTTGGTTGATGATGTGATGACGCCGCGTTCCAAGATCGAAGTGCTAGATCTCTCTCGGCCTATTGACGAGGTAATCGAACAATTAGAAACCTGTTATCACAATAAACTTCCAGTATGTGATGGCGACTCTGAGCGCATTGTTGGAATTCTGTCTGTGAAAAAAGCACTTTCATTGCTAGGCAATGCAGAGCTTCTTCATGAAGACTTCAGGTCTCTACTCAATGAGCCCTACTTCATTCCTAGCGGGACGCCCGTTCTTCAGCAAATGCAATTTTTTCAGGACAACCAACAGCGCTTAAGCTTAGTAGTAAATGAATATGGCGAAGTCCTTGGTCTAGTGACTTTTGAAGACATCGTGGAAGAGCTTATCGGCGAGTTCACCACCTCATTCTCCAATCTTTCTAACGATCCTCGTTGGCTAGCTGATGGCACTTACCTTGCTAGCGGTACCGCCTCATTACGAGATTTAAATCGCCTTCTGAAATTGGATCTCCCGCTCGATGGGCCGCGCACCTTAAATGGCCTGATCCTAGAAAAGCTCGAAGCGATCCCTGATTACGATGTCAGCATTCGAATTACTGGCGTAGTGATGGAAATCGTACAGTTTGATGAGCATGGCGTGAAAACAGTGAAGCTATATAAACCCCTTTCTCAACCGAATCAAGATTGA